From the genome of Triticum aestivum cultivar Chinese Spring chromosome 3B, IWGSC CS RefSeq v2.1, whole genome shotgun sequence, one region includes:
- the LOC123067115 gene encoding protein FAR1-RELATED SEQUENCE 12-like — MQRHLHYKSLDEFRSLLYYATSQANFEQRWKAFYDKWKTDRTEEWLDRMYRKRRLWAASYLSDGFFLGMRSNQRSESLNSCLHLHLDYGMTIVDLVVHYENCIVRLRENEAYDDCEAFQKEPPSVTEYKVLEEHAAKVFTPANFYILQDDLHKMGQLEIFETLVGIGRETFIVTWKDNHKFRYNVVYEPGNSEETITCSCLRMVRKGLPCKHILFVLHHLNLTEIPKCCVLHRLSKHARDGLPVQRKSDMFGWGWSGPLERERYSAISIKTAQAAHVAANDPFLFDELMKCLDNIIAQKKISEEELIGSRRYAMLKKEASQVQQVEPGIGDPQKVSTKGAPKKGRSKGGPGVTKNGRPKDFTEKKSGPLCSLCSQAGHNKATCHLNEKNWA; from the exons ATGCAGAGGCACCTGCATTACAAGTCACTGGATGAGTTCAGATCGCTCCTGTACTATGCCACCTCTCAAGCGAACTTTGAGCAGAGATGGAAAGCTTTCTATGATAAGTGGAAGACGGATAGAACTGAAGAGTGGCTTGAcaggatgtacaggaagaggagACTGTGGGCAGCTTCATATCTTTCCGATGGTTTTTTTCTTGGTATGCGAAGTAACCAGAGGAGTGAAAGCCTCAACTCCTGCCTTCACCTTCACCTGGACTACGGTATGACAATTGTTGATTTGGTGGTGCATTATGAGAACTGTATAGTTCGCCTGCGTGAGAACGAGGCGTACGATGACTGCGAGGCATTCCAGAAGGAACCACCGTCTGTTACTGAATATAAAGTCCTTGAGGAGCATGCCGCCAAAGTATTCACACCTGCTAATTTCTACATCTTGCAAGATGATTTGCATAAGATGGGTCAGCTGGAGATATTTGAGACGCTCGTGGGAATTGGGCGTGAGACATTCATTGTGACATGGAAGGATAACCACAAGTTTAGGTACAATGTTGTTTATGAACCAGGTAACTCAGAAGAAACTATTACATGCAGTTGTCTTAGGATGGTTCGGAAAgggctgccatgcaaacacattctgtttgttctccatcatctgaatttaactgaaataccaaagtgttgtgtCCTTCATCGGTTGTCCAAACATGCAAGAGATGGGTTGCCTGTGCAGAGGAAGAGTGATATGTTTGGATGGGGTTGGTCAGGGCCATTGGAGAGAGAACGGTATAGTGCAATATCCATTAAAACCGCACAAGCTGCTCATGTTGCAGCAAATGATCCCTTCTTGTTCGATGAGTTGATGAAGTGTCTAGACAACATAATAGCACAGAAAAAGATTTCAGAGGAGGAACTTATAGGAAGTAGAAGGTATGCTATGCTGAAGAAGGAGGCAAGTCAAGTGCAACAAGTTGAGCCTGGTATTGGTGATCCTCAGAAAGTTTCGACGAAGGGTGCACCTAAGAAGGGGCGGTCAAAGGGGGGCCCCGGCGTTACAAAGAATGGTAGGCCAAAAGATTTTACAGAGAAGAAAAGTGGTCCTTTGTGCAGTTTGTGTAGTCAAGCAGGTCATAATAAGGCTACATGTCATTTGAACGAGAA GAACTGGGCGTAG
- the LOC123068131 gene encoding uncharacterized protein yields the protein MATEILLPRLIYDRCLVSKMVFTPNPTTNDFLAAVICDINGFACITAGARRWDVLDPIRLDDGDQIADLLYHRNDLPPELVCCIADGLDDLKCYASAHGTCPIWRSTLTPPSPSLLLDHNDDPAKRCITTAIKHHTDVASILTLSSSELNNIPSGMTCLGCSGGWLALSVCINGGHSLLSLFHPIMAAKILLASLIYDGRLVSKMVFEPSPTSDDFLAAMICDVNRLAYITTRARMRVILDHIRLAEGDQIANLLYHRNCMVNCITRFGDVHVLRLPQHHRREPIILEGHTLAHLVVHGSSRCTGHDQI from the exons ATGGCCACTGAGATACTCCTGCCCCGGCTTATCTACGACAGGTGTCTTGTCTCGAAGATGGTTTTTACACCCAACCCCACAACGAATGACTTCTTGGCCGCTGTGATATGTGACATCAATGGGTTTGCCTGCATCACCGCCGGGGCCAGGAGGTGGGACGTCCTTGACCCCATCCGCCTCGACGATGGGGACCAGATCGCCGACCTCCTCTATCACAGAAATG ATCTTCCGCCGGAGCTTGTGTGCTGCATCGCCGATGGACTTGACGACCTCAAGTGCTACGCGAGTGCGCACGGAACTTGCCCGATATGGCGTTCCACACTCACGCCGCCGTCACCGTCGCTGCTCCTGGACCACAACGACGATCCAGCGAAGCGCTGCATCACCACCGCCATCAAGCATCATACCGATGTAGCCTCGATCCTCACGCTTAGCTCCTCTGAGCTCAACAACATCCCTTCAGGCAT GACATGTCTTGGCTGCTCCGGCGGATGGCTGGCCCTCTCTGTCTGCATCAACGGTGGTCATAGTCTGCTTAGCCTCTTCCACCCCATCATGGCCGCTAAGATCCTCCTGGCCTCGCTGATCTACGACGGCCGCCTCGTCTCCAAGATGGTCTTTGAACCCAGCCCCACCAGTGACGACTTCCTGGCCGCCATGATATGTGACGTCAATAGGCTAGCCTACATCACCACTAGGGCCAGGATGCGGGTCATCCTCGACCACATCCGCCTTGCCGAAGGAGACCAGATCGCCAACTTGCTTTACCATAGAAATTGTATGGTTAATTGCATCACTCGGTTTGGAGATGTCCACGTGCTCCGCCTGCCGCAGCACCACCGCCGGGAACCTATCATCCTCGAGGGCCACACATTAGCACATCTTGTAGTGCATGGATCGTCCAGATGCACGGGACATGACCAGATCTAA